One Candidatus Hydrogenedentota bacterium genomic window, AGACGACCACTTTCGACTTATGGGTGCCGCAATCGATACCTCGGACAATCTTTAGAGCCCCAATTGCTGCACCTCTCCCCGCAGAGATACGTCCTCTCCTTTAGGCATCACAATTTGCGTCAGATTCGGAAGCCGAGTCCTGCGGCGACTACGAGTGGAACGAAAAAGGTGGCGTGATACACTGGACCCACCACGATCCGGCTGGTCGCCACACTCATGGCTGGCTGAGGCATCGGGGTGCCGTTTACCAATAGCGAAAGGCAGATCGGCCTATGTGGCCACCCAACGACAGCCCAGGAAGTCCCGCCGTGTTTTCCCAACCCTCCGCCCTGAACTTTGAAATGCCCGACTGGCTCCTGGCCTCCGCACGGAGCGCCGAACCCATGGCGTCGTACGACGCCTGCATGAACTTCGTGATCGAGGCGGCTCGCCAGAACATTGAGCGGCGGACCGGGGGCCCCTTCGCCGCAGCCATCTTCGAATCGGCCTCCGGCGCGCTGGTCTCCCTCGGCGTCAACCTCGTCACCACCCGAAACGCCTCCATGCTCCATGCGGAAATGGTGGCGATTGCCCTGGCGCAACTCAAACTTCGCACGTACGACCTGGGGCGACCTGACCTGCCAGCACACACCCTCGTGACCAGCACCGAACCCTGCGCCA contains:
- a CDS encoding nucleoside deaminase, whose product is MFSQPSALNFEMPDWLLASARSAEPMASYDACMNFVIEAARQNIERRTGGPFAAAIFESASGALVSLGVNLVTTRNASMLHAEMVAIALAQLKLRTYDLGRPDLPAHTLVTSTEPCAMCLGAIPWSGVRRVITGARDCDARAVGFDEGQKAADWQGGLRDRGIEVVTDVQRKAARAVLEVYRDLGGSIYNGGHMGNSA